The genome window CTCTTTCAGCAAGTCGGCGTAGATTACATCCTGCGTATCATATTTTGGGAAAAATATGCCTTCAATGCCTTTATTTGCCTCCGAATAAGGAATGTTTCCATACAAATCCGTCAGACGGGCAAAACTGAATGCACGGAGGATCCGGGAAGCTTCGCGCGTGTTTTTGTATTTACCTTCCGCAAAACCGCCCGGTCCGGACTGTTTCAGAATCTCAGCAATGTTTTTGAGCTGATCATTGTAAGTAAATTCAAATGGCGCAGCGTTTGTTTCCGCATTAACGGTGTATTTATCGCCAGGCGCAATGCCGCCGCCCGAGTTGGCCAGGTGCTGAATGGCATAGGAAAACATGCCGATGTTAGTCCGCCAGTCGATGTAGCGGTTGTCGCCCGTTGTACCATTGGAGGCAATGCCCAGTTCAGCCGACGTAAAAATGAAGTTCAGATTTACTTCGTTCAGGGCCTGCGGGTTAATGTTCAGATCGTGCAATTGCTTGGTATCACATCCTGTCACCAAGGCCACTGCCAATCCGTATTTGATATATTTTTTCAAATTTTTCATCTTTGGTAAATTAGAATGTTGCTCTCAAATTGAAACCGTAGCTGCGTGTCGAAGGAAACCCGAAGTAGTCGAAACCTTGGGAGTTACCATTCGCATAATTCGATTCAGGATCAATGTTCGGCGTGTTCTTGAACAGAATAGCCAGGTTACGACCCACGAATGAAAGTGTCAGGTTTTGCAAAGGCGTTTTGCCAAGCAGCTTTTTAGGAAAAGAATAACCCACCGTAAGCTGTCTCAATTTGATGAATGACGCATCGTAGAGATACATTGTGGTTACAGCATTATCGCCTTCACCACCCACAGCTCCCCAGTAATTGTATGCTTCCAGAGGCGTTAATGTTTTCGTAAATGGCTTGTATTCGGTGCCTTCTTGGGTAACACCGGTCACTGTAAGTGGCTCTTCTCCTTCACGGCCTTTCAGGGAATTTTTGCTTAATCCCCATTGATCCAGTCTCATGTTCGTTCCGGAAAGAATGTCGCCGCCCACTTTGAAGTCAACCAGGAAAGAAAGGTCGAATCCTTTGTAATTGAATGAGTTGGTTACGCCGCCTGTCATCTTTGCAATACCATTTCCAATCACCTTATATCCCGCCTCACTCACCGGACGACCGTCTTTATCGAATACCGGCTGGCCATCAGGCGACATTTTTTGCACACGGCCCGTGATCATTCCAAACGGTTGGCCAACAACGTTTTTGATAAAGGCATTCCGGGTTCTTGGTTCGTCCATCACCAACTCGGTTGTTCCTTCGATCAGCGATTTTACCTTACTATTGTTTTTTGCAAGGTTTACCGTCAGGTCCCAAACCAGATTGTTGCTTTTAAGTGGCGTTGCGGATAACAAAAGCTCCAAACCGCGGTTCTGTAATTTACCCAAATTCACCGAAGTGCTTCCGAAGCCAGATGCCCGTGAAATCGTAGCATTCAGGATATCGTCCGTGGTTTGCTGATCGTAATACGTGAAGTCGATGCCCAGTTTGTTATTAAACACCCTGAAATCGATTCCAACTTCCGTCTCTGTAACTGTCAGTGGTTTTAGAGCCGGGTTAGGAATGTTTCCGCCGTTACCCATCGCCTGCGAGAATGATGCCATAGGAATGCCCAGATGCGGGTTTCCGTTCAGGGAGTAAGTCAGGTTGTTTTGATAAGCATCAATGGTAACATTGCCCACCTGCGCCCACGACGCCCTTACTTTACCATAAGACAGCCAGGATGGAAGTCCTTTGAAAGCATCAGAAAATACAAAGCTACCACCAACAGAAGGATACAAAATGCTGTTTGTTTCAGGGTTAAGCACTGAGAACCAGTCGTTTCTTGCCGTTGCCGTAAGGAACAAATAACCGCCATACGAAACTTCGGCAGATCCTAACAACGAATTAATGCCGCTTTCCTTAGGGTCATAAGTGAAAGATCTGTCTTTTACGTTGTTCAAAGCCGGGAAAAACTGAACATTAAAGCCGTTTCCGTAAACGTTTGTGTATTCATATTTTCTTCTCATCCGGTTTCCACCTGCAAATGCAGTGAAACCGAATTTGCCAAACTCCTTGCTCGCACCGATTGTATACTCTGCATTAAGCTCCGAAACGTTCCAGTTTCCAAGGTTTCTGGCGCCGCCACGCTGGTAACCGGTTCCTTCGGGTGTGAGGGACTCTGCGCGTCTGCTGTACTTGTCCAAACCAACCCGTCCCTGGATGAAAAGCCAGTCGGTGATCTGATATTTCAACTGACCGGAAGTAATAATCCTGTTTTTCTGATCCGATTTAATGAACTGATAAGCAACCCAGTATGGATTTTGGCCCCAGTTGTTGCTGGCTTGCTGCATTTCTTCTCCTACTGCTCTCGACTCGGAAACACCCCAGATGGCCAGGCTGGCTGGATCGGTGCCTGCTGGAATTGCACCCGGCTTGGCAGGATCTCCGTAATAATCAAGCACATTCTGGTCGCCCGGAATCCGCCAGATTGATTGGATCGCATTACCAGGGGAATCGGAAACATTTGGTCTGTTCTTCGCCTTTTCCTCTGAATAAAGCACTTTGGCATCGAAAGAAAGTCTTTTGCCAAATTTCGATTGCGTTGAAAGTGAAAGGTTAATCCGGTCAAACCCTGAATTAGGGATAATGGTCGTGCTTTTCAGGTTGGTAACAGATGCCCGGAAATTCTGTGTTTCATTTCCGCCTGAGAATGCCAGGTTATTGGTAAAAGCATGCCCTGTTTTCAGGTAACGGGAGAAATTGTCGCCAGCGTAGGAATATGGGTGCATTTTACCATCGAAACCGATTGCTTCGCTATTGTCAAATTTTGGTCCCCACGAATCATCACCCCAGTCATAAGCCTGCGCCTGGTTTGATGGCTTGCTTGCAACACCATTTACGTAACCCCCAGCTCCGTATGAATGTTGCAGATCAGAAAGGTCATTGAGTTTTTCGAAAACATAGTTTGAGCCGAATTCAATGCCGACGCCTTTTCTTTTCGTGCCGCGTTTTGTGGTGACGTTAATAACACCATTGGCTGCACGCGAGCCGTAAAGCGCCGCTGCATTGGCGCCTTTTAACACCGTAATGGACTCAATGTCATCAGGGTTAATACTCGAAAGACCATCTCCTTCATCAGAACCGCCCCAAAGGCCCGCTTGTCCGAAGTTGCTGTTATCCATGGGGATACCATCAATTACATAAAGCGGTTGGTTATTGCCTTGCAGCGATTTATTACCACGAATGATCACACGGGAAGATCCGGCCGGGCCAGATGCCACTTTGCTCACATTCACACCTGCAACACGTCCTGCCAAGGAATTTCCAAGGTTAGCTTCACGGGCAGCCGTCAGGTTGTTGCCACTCACTTCTGTAATGGAGTAGGCCAATGCACGCTTATCACGACTGATACCAAGTGCAGTAACCACAACTTCATTCAGGGCAGTGGCTTCTGCTGCAAGATTCACATCAAGCACACTCGCATTGACAACAATTTCTTTCGAAACATAACCAATATAGCTGAATGTCAATGTTTTCCCCTTTTCGACTGAGATGGAATATTCTCCCTTGTCGTTCGTGGTAGTTCCCCGGGTTGTTCCCTTTACCACCACGTTTACACCGGCGATTTCTCCGCCGGATGCATCATTTACTTTCCCGGATACTGTCATATCCTGTGCATAGCCCTGGAGGGCGAGCATGGAGAGCAGTACCAACACAATGTTCAGTACAAGTTTTTTCATACGCTTTCTTTTTCTGGAAAATAGGTTAATCAATTCATAACATTGGATCTTGAACAATCCGGTTCAAATATACCACTTCGAAGAGCATACCTTTATAGTTCTTTTTTATCTAAAAATAACACATTTTTGACAGTTGTTCAAGATATCAGGGCTATTTTTTTGCAGTAATATTTGCTCTAATGCCTTGTTTATCAGCATTAACCTTTAAGAAAAATTGTGAAGGCAAATTCTCCTTGCTGACACTATTTTCCAGAGTGTCGCCTTGCTATATACGTTCAAGTATTGTTTAGCCGTTTTAGTGGTAATTTCCTTGTGGCAGTCAGGTTTTTATGATTTAATGATCGGGTAACTGCCTGTACCAGGTTTTCCAGAGAACCCATGCTGAAACGGCCAGTGTGGCTGCTGCGATGGCGGTTTGTTCGGGCATGAGCAGCACCAGAAATACAGGTAAGGCGGTGATGGAAGTCTGCGCCGTGATGCCCACCACAACATTAAACATATCCCATTTGCAACGACGGTTGGGCTCAAATGATGGATCTTCCGATTTTACAGCAATGGCCACAGGTTTCCAAAATCCCCACGGGCGGACCGTTTTGTAAAATTTTTTCAATGTATCAAAATCCGTTGCGGGCGTCAGTAATGAGCCGGTTATTGCGCCAATTGTTGAAATGAGCAGGATTATTGGAAAATAAAAAAGCGGGACCGTTCCCGGGAAAATGGATGGCGCTGCCAAAGCGCAAAGGATGCCGGAGAGCATTCCCCAGAAAAAACCACTGCTATTAAACCGCCACCAATGCCATTTCAAAACATTGGAAGCAATATAACCACCAAAAAGCGCGGAAACGATCCATTGCAGAATGCTGTTGACGTCTTGCGCCAAAAAACCCAGCAAGATGCTGATCGTTACCACGGCAAGGCCCAGCAGGTAATTCATCCTGGAAATCTGCTTGTTGGTCGCTTTTGGATTAAAGGATTTTAGATAAATATCATTAACAAGGTAAGCCTGCGCAGCATTGAATGTCCCCGCAAATGTCCCCATAAAAGCGCCCATCAGTCCAACTAACACCAATCCAAGCAAGCCTGAGGGAATATAGGTGTTGAGTACAGCAGGTAGGATCCGCTCAAAATCCGTTTTGTCGGCGATTGAAATGCTGAGATCTTTATAAAATAGCAATCCGAGAACGGTGACGCCGATAATAAGCAGGTAACGCGTAGGAAGCAGCACCACATTCACGATCATGCTCATAAGGGCAGCTTCGCGAGGTGTTTTTGCCGACAGGACTTTTTGCATATCATAGCTCGGAACAGGCCCGGCCAGACTCGCCAAAATGCCCTTGGCCGTCATCAACGCAAAGAAATAACCAAAAGGTGAGAAGCCATTGGCCTTAATTTTTTCGTTCACCTCAGGAATATGCGTGCTCCAATCCAGATCCAGTTCTTTGCCAAAAAACAGGTTATTCCAACCCATCGGCACAGGCAGCGATCGGGCATCGTGTAACGCGGTCATAGCAATGACAGCGATGGCGACAGATACGACAACCATGATCGCATAATGGATCAGATCGGCCCAGACGATACTTTTCATGCCACCGAGTAGTGAATAAAAAACCGTAAACAATGTAAAAATGACGCCATAAACATGCGCCGCATATGCTGCACTAATTGTAAATGGCAAATATGGCTGGACAAAATGCCAGGGAATAAAAATTTCGATAAACTTGCCCAATCCGATAAATCCGTAGGCCATAAAACCCAGACAGCTCAGGAGCGCGAAGGCAATTATGGTCTTATGTGATGGCAACGCATTTTTTTTATCCCCAAACCGTGTGAGCATCCATTCAGCGCCCGTTGAAACATTGGATCGCCGCAACCAGATGGATAGATACACCATCATAAATATCTGATTAAAAACCGGCCATAACCACGGCAGCCAAATGCTTTTTACACCGTAAACAAACATGATGGAAACCATCCAGACGGTTCCGGAGATATCGAACATTCCCGACGCATTGGAAACGCCCAACATCCAGAACGGCATGGATCTCCCGCCAAGCATGTAATCATTTTTACTCTTTTGCGCCTGTTTTTTGAGTATGATTCCAATCACCGTTACCAGCAGCAGATAGGCAATGATGACAAGGAAATCAATCAGTTTTATTTTCATGAAGAAGGTCCGGCGTCCATGGTATTTTTATCACAGTGAATTTAGAATACTAATGACAGATTTCAATATGTAACGCCAATTCTTCCCCTTGCCCATCGCTGATTATTATCACGAAATCATTATATTTAGCACATTCTGTAACCAAGATCTGTATGAGTGAAATTTACCGTGAAATTACCCCATTGACTCAGTATGACTGCTTTACAATCTTTGACAGGAAAAAAACCGTTTTCGATTTTCCTTTACACAGCCACGATGAATTTGAGCTGAACCTCGTGCTGTCGGGTAAGGGTGTGAAGCGGATCGTGGGGGACCATACCGAGGTCATTGACGATGCGGAGCTGGTGTTGGTTGGAAATAATTTGCCGCATGGGTGGTTAACAAATGCGTATAAATGGCAGGAAGGCGTTCCCGAAGTGCAGGAGATCACCGTTCAGTTTCATCGCGACTTGTTTGACGACAAATTCCTGAAACGCAACCAGCTGTTTTTCGTCCGCTCACTGCTTGAGAAATCGTCGAAAGGAATCGCATTTTCCAGAGAAACCATTGAACGCATTACGCCCCGGCTTACAGCCCTTGTTCAAAAGAGTGGTTTTGATTCTATTCTTGAATTGATGTCTATCCTGCACGATCTGTCCGTTTCCAGAAACATGCGAACGCTTTCAAACAGCACATTTACAGGCGAAAACGTTAATTATAACAGCAGAAGAATCGAAAAAGTGTTTGCTTATATGCGCGATAATTACGACAAAGAGATCAATCTGGAAGGCATTTCCAAGCTGGCCGGCATGTCGGAAGTTTCGTTTAGTAGATTTATCAAAAAACGGACAGGCAAGACATTCATCGAAAGCCTGAATGAGATAAGGCTCGGCCATGCATCACGCTCGCTGATTAATACGACGAACACGATTTCGGAGATTGCTTACAAATGCGGGTTCAATAATTTGTCCTATTTCAACCGGATTTTCAAGAATAAAAATGGCTGCACGCCAAAGGAATTCCGCGACAATTATTCAGGGACGAGGACATTTATATAAAACAAGCCCTGTTAATGTATAAATCAAAAGGCCCGGTTAAGATCGCTTAACCGGGCCTTTTGTATAAAATATCAGAACTATACTTTCAGCATCCAGCCAAATGTATCTTCCTCTTTGCCAGTGCGTAAATCCGTCA of Dyadobacter chenhuakuii contains these proteins:
- a CDS encoding SusC/RagA family TonB-linked outer membrane protein, coding for MKKLVLNIVLVLLSMLALQGYAQDMTVSGKVNDASGGEIAGVNVVVKGTTRGTTTNDKGEYSISVEKGKTLTFSYIGYVSKEIVVNASVLDVNLAAEATALNEVVVTALGISRDKRALAYSITEVSGNNLTAAREANLGNSLAGRVAGVNVSKVASGPAGSSRVIIRGNKSLQGNNQPLYVIDGIPMDNSNFGQAGLWGGSDEGDGLSSINPDDIESITVLKGANAAALYGSRAANGVINVTTKRGTKRKGVGIEFGSNYVFEKLNDLSDLQHSYGAGGYVNGVASKPSNQAQAYDWGDDSWGPKFDNSEAIGFDGKMHPYSYAGDNFSRYLKTGHAFTNNLAFSGGNETQNFRASVTNLKSTTIIPNSGFDRINLSLSTQSKFGKRLSFDAKVLYSEEKAKNRPNVSDSPGNAIQSIWRIPGDQNVLDYYGDPAKPGAIPAGTDPASLAIWGVSESRAVGEEMQQASNNWGQNPYWVAYQFIKSDQKNRIITSGQLKYQITDWLFIQGRVGLDKYSRRAESLTPEGTGYQRGGARNLGNWNVSELNAEYTIGASKEFGKFGFTAFAGGNRMRRKYEYTNVYGNGFNVQFFPALNNVKDRSFTYDPKESGINSLLGSAEVSYGGYLFLTATARNDWFSVLNPETNSILYPSVGGSFVFSDAFKGLPSWLSYGKVRASWAQVGNVTIDAYQNNLTYSLNGNPHLGIPMASFSQAMGNGGNIPNPALKPLTVTETEVGIDFRVFNNKLGIDFTYYDQQTTDDILNATISRASGFGSTSVNLGKLQNRGLELLLSATPLKSNNLVWDLTVNLAKNNSKVKSLIEGTTELVMDEPRTRNAFIKNVVGQPFGMITGRVQKMSPDGQPVFDKDGRPVSEAGYKVIGNGIAKMTGGVTNSFNYKGFDLSFLVDFKVGGDILSGTNMRLDQWGLSKNSLKGREGEEPLTVTGVTQEGTEYKPFTKTLTPLEAYNYWGAVGGEGDNAVTTMYLYDASFIKLRQLTVGYSFPKKLLGKTPLQNLTLSFVGRNLAILFKNTPNIDPESNYANGNSQGFDYFGFPSTRSYGFNLRATF
- a CDS encoding sodium:solute symporter family protein: MKIKLIDFLVIIAYLLLVTVIGIILKKQAQKSKNDYMLGGRSMPFWMLGVSNASGMFDISGTVWMVSIMFVYGVKSIWLPWLWPVFNQIFMMVYLSIWLRRSNVSTGAEWMLTRFGDKKNALPSHKTIIAFALLSCLGFMAYGFIGLGKFIEIFIPWHFVQPYLPFTISAAYAAHVYGVIFTLFTVFYSLLGGMKSIVWADLIHYAIMVVVSVAIAVIAMTALHDARSLPVPMGWNNLFFGKELDLDWSTHIPEVNEKIKANGFSPFGYFFALMTAKGILASLAGPVPSYDMQKVLSAKTPREAALMSMIVNVVLLPTRYLLIIGVTVLGLLFYKDLSISIADKTDFERILPAVLNTYIPSGLLGLVLVGLMGAFMGTFAGTFNAAQAYLVNDIYLKSFNPKATNKQISRMNYLLGLAVVTISILLGFLAQDVNSILQWIVSALFGGYIASNVLKWHWWRFNSSGFFWGMLSGILCALAAPSIFPGTVPLFYFPIILLISTIGAITGSLLTPATDFDTLKKFYKTVRPWGFWKPVAIAVKSEDPSFEPNRRCKWDMFNVVVGITAQTSITALPVFLVLLMPEQTAIAAATLAVSAWVLWKTWYRQLPDH
- a CDS encoding AraC family transcriptional regulator, with product MSEIYREITPLTQYDCFTIFDRKKTVFDFPLHSHDEFELNLVLSGKGVKRIVGDHTEVIDDAELVLVGNNLPHGWLTNAYKWQEGVPEVQEITVQFHRDLFDDKFLKRNQLFFVRSLLEKSSKGIAFSRETIERITPRLTALVQKSGFDSILELMSILHDLSVSRNMRTLSNSTFTGENVNYNSRRIEKVFAYMRDNYDKEINLEGISKLAGMSEVSFSRFIKKRTGKTFIESLNEIRLGHASRSLINTTNTISEIAYKCGFNNLSYFNRIFKNKNGCTPKEFRDNYSGTRTFI